One window of Myxococcus xanthus genomic DNA carries:
- a CDS encoding DUF4150 domain-containing protein — translation MSATVGVNKLSVVHKDTGGTTIAFPDVCKTPSPAGPVPIPYPNVAMSSDTAKGTTKVSVDGKPVCVEDSNFSTSTGDEAGTAGGGVVSGKTKGKAEFVNYSFDVKFEGKSVARTFDLMLHNDKNTPPAPLLQGPVIALGKSDTKAKCLVCEKEL, via the coding sequence ATGAGCGCGACCGTTGGCGTCAACAAGTTGTCCGTCGTCCACAAGGACACCGGAGGGACCACCATCGCCTTCCCGGACGTCTGCAAGACGCCCAGCCCCGCCGGTCCCGTGCCCATTCCCTACCCCAACGTCGCCATGTCCTCGGACACGGCGAAGGGCACGACGAAGGTTTCGGTGGATGGCAAGCCGGTGTGCGTCGAGGACTCGAACTTCAGCACCAGCACCGGCGACGAGGCGGGCACCGCGGGCGGTGGCGTCGTCTCCGGCAAGACGAAGGGCAAGGCCGAGTTCGTCAACTACTCCTTCGACGTGAAGTTCGAGGGCAAGAGCGTGGCGCGGACCTTCGACCTCATGCTCCACAACGACAAGAACACCCCGCCCGCACCGCTGCTCCAGGGGCCGGTCATCGCGCTCGGCAAGAGCGACACGAAGGCCAAGTGCCTCGTCTGTGAAAAGGAGCTGTGA
- a CDS encoding imm11 family protein, translating to MKYFVFKVMAEEDGFIDAYPPGSPADWKFEKGISLAKDFPKGGEVAFSDNYPDDRNLYDFQPNLMSDLLISGRARQFIESLGITNAEWLPVVVKDHEGAVVGPDYAFLNLLGAEDAIDMARSVYEMNHISKDQIGLIEQLALSPDRISPDAKMFRCRTYRRLILVREDTLAAFQRAGLTGFRTYDAEGWDGVEL from the coding sequence GTGAAGTACTTCGTCTTCAAGGTCATGGCGGAAGAAGATGGATTCATTGATGCCTATCCACCTGGAAGCCCAGCAGACTGGAAGTTCGAAAAAGGCATCAGTCTCGCCAAGGATTTTCCAAAGGGTGGCGAGGTTGCCTTTTCCGATAACTACCCGGACGACCGGAACCTCTATGACTTCCAGCCGAACTTGATGAGTGACCTGCTCATCTCGGGACGTGCGCGTCAGTTCATCGAATCGCTCGGCATCACCAACGCCGAATGGCTTCCGGTCGTGGTCAAGGACCATGAAGGTGCAGTGGTCGGTCCCGACTACGCCTTCCTCAACCTCCTCGGTGCCGAAGACGCCATCGACATGGCCCGTTCGGTCTACGAGATGAATCACATCTCCAAGGACCAAATCGGGCTTATCGAACAACTGGCTCTCAGCCCCGACAGAATCAGCCCTGATGCCAAGATGTTCCGATGCAGGACGTATCGTCGGCTCATCCTCGTTCGCGAAGACACCCTCGCGGCATTCCAACGCGCGGGACTGACAGGTTTCAGAACCTACGACGCCGAGGGATGGGACGGCGTGGAACTCTGA
- a CDS encoding TIGR02270 family protein, producing MRPLSPPRPTVRWELLERHLEEAEFLWTQWEHGLWSPELTLSSLAEGDEGRLRAHLDALVLGGSAAATRLLLPALTSEDPARVASAAWALLSAEDADWREPVFQQLEQGSEETHPGLLRALELLDRPDLHALLLKKLPTLQPTLQAGALRVARVRHLDTSAALEKLDWEADPALHAEALRALPFAPRMQTGDARLSRALSHAHPTVSTAALETGLLLGSREAWEHARGSASRGGLLALAVAGESKDLTGLLARLKDGSAPAEVIWAVGFSGRLLAAEALLPLLRDEAQGPLAAASFAAITGLPMVPPFLVEAPADEEEDAEEAEPEAEDLQAWLPSPRVLPGEVDAQAVEAWWTRRRGGFTEGARFLRGIPLTVEVLVRALETEPMRRRPSLAWEAALRGGGTPQMESRQWTRVQREQALPLRGQRPEWLARAGSWPQGRRGDTPA from the coding sequence GTGAGGCCCTTGTCGCCGCCCCGTCCAACGGTTCGCTGGGAGCTGCTGGAGCGCCACCTCGAGGAAGCCGAGTTCCTGTGGACGCAGTGGGAGCACGGCCTCTGGAGCCCGGAGCTCACCCTGTCCTCGCTGGCCGAGGGCGATGAAGGGCGTCTGCGGGCCCACCTGGATGCACTCGTGTTGGGAGGCAGCGCCGCCGCCACCCGCTTGCTGCTCCCCGCGCTGACCTCCGAGGACCCCGCGCGTGTGGCCAGCGCGGCGTGGGCCCTGCTCTCCGCCGAGGACGCCGACTGGCGCGAGCCTGTGTTCCAACAGTTGGAGCAGGGGTCCGAAGAGACGCATCCGGGCCTCCTCCGCGCGCTGGAGCTGCTCGACCGGCCGGACCTCCACGCCCTGCTCCTGAAGAAGCTGCCGACGTTGCAGCCAACGCTCCAGGCGGGAGCGCTCCGGGTCGCGCGCGTCCGTCACCTCGACACGAGCGCCGCGCTCGAGAAGCTCGACTGGGAGGCCGACCCGGCGCTGCATGCCGAGGCGCTTCGTGCCCTTCCCTTCGCTCCCAGGATGCAGACAGGGGATGCTCGGCTGTCACGCGCCCTGAGCCACGCCCATCCCACCGTGAGCACCGCCGCCCTGGAGACCGGGTTGCTGCTGGGCTCGCGTGAAGCCTGGGAGCACGCCCGAGGTTCCGCGTCGCGCGGCGGGCTCCTCGCGCTCGCCGTGGCGGGTGAGTCGAAGGACCTCACGGGCCTCCTCGCGCGCCTGAAGGATGGCTCCGCACCGGCGGAGGTCATCTGGGCGGTGGGCTTCAGTGGCAGGCTCCTGGCGGCCGAGGCGTTGCTGCCGCTGCTGCGCGATGAGGCCCAGGGCCCGCTGGCCGCGGCCTCCTTCGCCGCCATCACCGGACTCCCCATGGTGCCTCCTTTCCTCGTGGAGGCACCCGCTGACGAGGAGGAGGACGCGGAGGAGGCCGAACCCGAGGCCGAGGACCTCCAGGCGTGGCTCCCCAGCCCCCGGGTGCTTCCCGGCGAGGTGGACGCCCAGGCCGTGGAGGCCTGGTGGACGCGGCGGCGCGGCGGCTTCACGGAAGGCGCGCGTTTCCTGAGGGGCATACCTCTCACCGTGGAGGTGCTGGTCAGGGCCCTGGAGACCGAGCCCATGAGACGGCGCCCCTCGCTCGCCTGGGAGGCGGCCCTGCGCGGCGGAGGCACGCCCCAGATGGAGTCCCGGCAGTGGACGCGGGTGCAGCGCGAGCAGGCGCTTCCCCTGCGGGGGCAGCGCCCGGAATGGCTCGCCCGGGCAGGGAGCTGGCCGCAGGGCCGCCGAGGCGACACTCCCGCCTGA
- a CDS encoding imm11 family protein → MKYFVFKVQGIDAGFIDEYPRGSPADWQFDKGISLIKQFPVGGEVSFSKNYPDDRTVYDFQPNLMSDLLVSGRARKLIESLEVTNAEWLPVVVKNHQGAVVGPDYAFLNLQGAEDAIDMERSVYRMNAIAKDQIGRVKKLALKYDAISPQAKLFRCTMERRLILIREDVHAAFVQAGLTGFKVYVAEGWNGLEL, encoded by the coding sequence ATGAAATACTTCGTCTTCAAGGTCCAAGGCATCGATGCAGGCTTCATCGATGAATATCCCCGGGGAAGCCCGGCAGACTGGCAGTTCGACAAAGGCATCAGCCTCATCAAACAGTTTCCTGTGGGTGGTGAGGTCTCCTTCTCCAAGAACTATCCAGACGACCGGACTGTCTACGATTTTCAACCGAACTTGATGAGCGACCTGCTTGTCTCAGGCCGCGCGCGCAAGCTCATCGAATCCCTGGAGGTCACCAACGCGGAATGGCTTCCTGTCGTGGTCAAAAACCATCAAGGCGCCGTTGTGGGTCCCGATTACGCCTTCCTCAATCTCCAGGGTGCCGAAGACGCCATCGATATGGAGCGGTCGGTTTACAGGATGAACGCCATCGCCAAGGACCAGATTGGCCGCGTGAAGAAGCTGGCCCTGAAGTACGACGCCATCTCCCCGCAGGCGAAGCTGTTCCGCTGCACCATGGAGCGCCGCCTCATCCTCATCCGCGAGGACGTGCACGCTGCCTTCGTCCAGGCGGGCCTCACCGGCTTCAAGGTCTACGTAGCCGAGGGTTGGAACGGCCTGGAGCTGTGA